One segment of Daphnia magna isolate NIES linkage group LG2, ASM2063170v1.1, whole genome shotgun sequence DNA contains the following:
- the LOC116917552 gene encoding uncharacterized protein LOC116917552: MSKLAATSLVIGIMIALCSAYPSSYESYGKGYGFEPAYAPHFGSGYDTYIYGSYVGHPGPYDSYGKSYNDYKGASYNKDYHKTPHAYAESYGRY, from the exons ATGAGCAAGCTTGCT GCGACCAGCCTAGTTATCGGAATCATGATTGCACTCTGTTCCGCTTACCCATCGTCGTACGAGAGCTACGGAAAAGGATACG GTTTTGAACCTGCGTATGCACCGCATTTCGGATCTGGATACGATACATATATTTACGGTTCATACGTTGGACATCCG GGGCCTTATGACTCCTATGGCAAATCTTACAACGATTACAAAGGAGCAAGCTATAACAAAGACTATCACAAGACCCCACACGCTTACGCAGAGTCTTACGGAAGATATTGA
- the LOC116917554 gene encoding LOW QUALITY PROTEIN: uncharacterized protein LOC116917554 (The sequence of the model RefSeq protein was modified relative to this genomic sequence to represent the inferred CDS: inserted 2 bases in 1 codon) translates to MNTESLLNHSPPKKDYRQLHKILKRRCEEISKDNDALSSRLINLKLLIYKSENQCRKLKDRLEYHGVDYHAAAIAAANNYTETPDFLNEKAENNGKSRQKHIRRKRNKTATQKNSSALPXNSSLYSIKTSTTEFDAELSNGFTIEKDNLNSL, encoded by the exons ATGAACACGGAATCCCTGTTGAATCATAGTCCTCCAAAAAAGGACTACCGACAATTGCACAAGATTCTAAAAAGAAGATGTGAAGAAATTTCTAAG GACAACGATGCCCTTTCTTCTCGGCTTATTAATTTGAAGCTTCTCATTTATAAATCTGAAAATCAATGCAG AAAGCTGAAAGACCGGCTTGAGTATCATGGAGTTGATTATCATGCAGCTGCTATCGCTGCTGCCAATAATTATACTGAAACTCCTGactttttaaatgaaaaa GCAGAAAACAATGGAAAATCACGCCAGAAGCATATCAGGaggaaacgaaacaaaacagctACCCAGAAGAATTCATCAGCTCTTCC AAATTCTAGTTTGTACTCTATAAAGACATCTACTACAGAATTTGATGCAGAGTTATCAAATGGCTTTACCATTGAAAAAGATAACCTTAATTCATTATGA
- the LOC116917555 gene encoding keratin-associated protein 19-2 encodes MDRITIISFLVIALMAVMSSARPSVYGYGKDYAGAEYGGYGFIDYQVPRYGSGYNKYIYGNYEGHAGNYDYSKILNSYHGGNKGYLQTPYGYGETYGKY; translated from the exons ATGGACAGGATAACT ATTATTAGCTTCCTAGTCATTGCCTTGATGGCAGTGATGAGCAGTGCTCGTCCATCAGTATATGGTTATGGGAAAGACTATGCTGGAGCAGAGTATGGAG GATATGGGTTTATCGATTACCAGGTTCCTCGATATGGTTCCGGCTATAACAAATATATCTACGGAAACTATGAGGGACATGCG GGAAACTATGACTACAGCAAAATCCTGAACAGCTATCACGGAGGAAACAAAGGCTACCTCCAAACACCATATGGTTATGGTGAAACGTACGGAAAATATTAG
- the LOC116917556 gene encoding uncharacterized protein LOC116917556, protein MFKIAIIAVMTVLAMIALSFAHPSSYEYNAQKGRDAKGYEYSASPAPVYGSGYDKTIYGEYEGHPGLYKETKGY, encoded by the exons ATGTTTAAAATCGCC atTATTGCTGTGATGACTGTTCTTGCCATGATAGCACTGAGTTTCGCGCATCCATCGTCATATGAGTACAATGCCCAGAAAGGAAGAGACGCTAAGG GTTATGAATATAGCGCTTCACCTGCTCCTGTTTACG GCTCTGGGTATGACAAGACAATTTACGGGGAATACGAAGGCCATCCG GGACTCTACAAAGAAACCAAAGGCTACTAG